From the genome of Candidatus Nitrosocosmicus oleophilus, one region includes:
- a CDS encoding ParB/RepB/Spo0J family partition protein → MQIHFSASPLLKGIIEEIDISKISAPKFIFRNLDTNMLNELAISIRQHGLLNPIVIRTKKDGFEIVSGVSRFLACKKLGYRKIMSHIIEVNDIEAFEISLIENIQRKNLSPLEEANAFKAYIIDFGWGGISSLSDKISKSVSYIYKRLSILDLPQELIENYKNSLLNKSTLEELVFLKDHDEQLKIARQAINNNMTVLEIRRMIKRAVSKQSDQNSFYDIPTTNSEDLDIKTLRSFDKSITTLKIALNKLGTIIDAIEANWVVYEILMQHKSMLNNQIDILIKEKKKIV, encoded by the coding sequence ATGCAAATACACTTTTCAGCCTCACCCCTGTTGAAGGGTATAATAGAAGAAATAGATATTTCAAAGATTTCGGCACCTAAATTTATCTTCCGTAATTTAGATACGAATATGTTAAATGAACTGGCTATCTCAATTAGACAACACGGCCTACTAAATCCCATAGTTATAAGAACAAAAAAAGATGGCTTTGAAATTGTATCAGGAGTCTCGAGATTTCTTGCATGCAAGAAATTAGGCTACAGGAAAATAATGTCTCATATCATAGAAGTAAATGATATTGAAGCGTTTGAAATCTCTCTGATAGAAAATATCCAGAGAAAAAACCTAAGTCCACTAGAGGAAGCAAATGCCTTTAAAGCATATATTATTGATTTCGGGTGGGGAGGAATCTCAAGTCTGTCCGACAAGATTTCAAAGAGTGTATCATATATTTATAAAAGATTGTCAATATTAGACCTTCCACAGGAGTTAATTGAAAATTACAAGAATTCCTTATTGAACAAAAGTACATTGGAAGAATTAGTCTTTTTAAAGGATCATGATGAGCAATTAAAGATTGCTAGACAGGCGATTAATAACAACATGACTGTCTTAGAAATCCGAAGAATGATCAAGAGAGCAGTATCAAAACAAAGTGATCAAAATTCCTTTTATGATATACCTACAACGAACTCGGAAGATTTGGATATTAAAACTTTACGTTCTTTTGATAAAAGCATTACGACACTCAAAATCGCTCTGAATAAGCTCGGAACGATAATAGACGCTATTGAAGCAAATTGGGTTGTTTACGAAATATTAATGCAACACAAAAGTATGCTCAATAACCAAATTGATATCTTAATTAAGGAAAAAAAGAAGATTGTCTAA
- a CDS encoding Lrp/AsnC family transcriptional regulator: protein MDDIDSKILRRLLTDARSSYRKIAFELGISPPTVLNRISKLERDEVIKSYSAMVDYAKIGFDLTAVIEVTAIKNKIIEVQRHISKFSNVCAVYDITGLTDLIIIAKFKNRSELSDFVKHDLSLPYIDRTNTHIVLITAKEDFRLL from the coding sequence ATGGATGATATAGATTCAAAAATACTAAGAAGACTTTTAACAGATGCTAGGAGTTCGTATAGAAAAATAGCATTTGAATTGGGAATTTCTCCACCCACAGTACTTAATCGAATTTCCAAACTTGAAAGAGATGAGGTAATAAAGTCCTATTCTGCAATGGTAGATTATGCAAAAATAGGATTTGATTTGACAGCGGTAATTGAAGTGACAGCTATTAAGAATAAAATAATTGAGGTACAAAGGCATATATCAAAATTTTCTAATGTTTGTGCAGTTTATGATATTACAGGCTTGACTGATTTAATAATCATTGCAAAGTTTAAGAATCGTTCAGAATTAAGTGATTTTGTCAAGCATGATTTATCACTGCCGTATATCGATAGAACTAATACCCACATAGTCTTAATTACCGCTAAAGAGGATTTCAGATTATTGTGA
- a CDS encoding class II glutamine amidotransferase codes for MCGICGIILEEHTDSNFLVGELLYKMMESQQVRAQDSAGVAIYNNDDTCQSNSFASLAYLIKCENEYEMREEKTTTEIKYSKGSDQLVSRLREDENVSIMGYTKEMKLIKNVGLVRDLDKKYNIRSMNGTHGIGHLRIATSSNVDPSNAHPFSTTVMPDIAVVHNGEIANYSKLRNMLEIKGYPFYSSCDSEVIAIFLVDQLLQHGDLEKAHSEFIQKADGPFTYIASTNRTLSLVRDKFGTRKGIVGYNPGSDAYPAFWAMATDLSALDIIGANREVKAASPGKSLVFTIE; via the coding sequence GTGTGTGGAATATGTGGGATTATATTAGAAGAACATACCGATTCAAACTTCTTAGTAGGTGAACTACTTTACAAGATGATGGAAAGCCAGCAAGTAAGAGCACAAGATAGCGCTGGAGTAGCCATATACAATAATGACGACACTTGTCAAAGTAATTCGTTTGCTAGCCTTGCTTACCTCATAAAGTGTGAGAATGAATACGAGATGAGGGAAGAAAAAACTACTACGGAAATTAAATATTCAAAAGGTTCTGATCAACTTGTTTCCAGGTTAAGAGAAGACGAAAACGTCTCAATTATGGGTTATACTAAAGAAATGAAGTTGATTAAGAATGTGGGTCTAGTGAGAGACCTTGATAAAAAATACAATATAAGATCAATGAACGGGACTCACGGAATAGGACATTTGAGAATTGCGACAAGCAGTAACGTTGATCCAAGCAATGCTCATCCCTTTAGTACTACTGTTATGCCCGATATTGCAGTGGTGCATAACGGAGAAATAGCAAATTATTCCAAACTAAGAAATATGCTAGAAATCAAAGGATACCCTTTCTATTCTAGCTGTGATTCAGAAGTGATAGCAATATTTCTTGTCGACCAGCTATTACAGCATGGCGACCTAGAGAAGGCACATAGTGAATTCATTCAAAAAGCTGATGGGCCTTTTACGTATATTGCATCCACCAATCGTACTTTGTCATTAGTACGGGATAAATTTGGAACAAGAAAGGGTATTGTGGGTTATAATCCTGGGTCAGATGCTTATCCTGCATTTTGGGCTATGGCGACGGACCTATCTGCTTTGGATATCATCGGAGCCAACAGGGAAGTGAAGGCAGCCTCGCCAGGTAAGTCATTGGTTTTTACCATCGAATAA
- a CDS encoding FMN-binding glutamate synthase family protein, protein MSYPKDLLDIKRNLLKEVSSAALVTKSDNFNSLYYDQSKIILDARKAFDGLIPYSGLGANSTNDYFSSIDLIGGTLKTDIDCSNVDLSLSIGGRYSNRKITSDIPFFVSGMSYGSLKLPAKIALHLALNQLADDGIRVIMNTGEGGALPWEVHDFNNGNPNVMDQVSRLLKEHNLDSIDREQLFRRKYPLVVQYASGRFWKDPDYLLNADAIEIKIGQGAKIGHGGLLPGSKVTELVAENRGIPPYKSAHSPSRHLDILGPEDLVAKILELRELTDWNVPIIVKVGASRVQDDISIILKSFADAAAIDGYVGGTGAAPWEIRDSIGVNTIPAIRLAKDAIDNYYSKRDMDEFKLIAHGGIWDSKRIAKCISLGSNGVGIGTGFLISMGCTLVQDCYTNTCPAGLTGSYEKLDIQSSVNRIVNYIKGTRVELQNIVGSLGKKRIQDLNKEDLHATDEISNLVSGLSTNASSYYNKIKNKDIDNILRDIPEITKK, encoded by the coding sequence ATGTCGTATCCTAAAGATTTATTAGATATCAAAAGAAATCTTCTAAAAGAAGTTTCTTCTGCCGCACTTGTTACTAAGAGTGATAATTTCAACTCATTATATTACGATCAATCAAAAATTATTCTAGATGCAAGAAAAGCATTTGATGGTCTAATCCCTTATTCAGGGCTAGGTGCGAATTCCACAAATGATTATTTTTCTTCCATCGATCTCATTGGTGGAACCCTAAAAACAGATATTGATTGTAGTAATGTCGATCTATCTTTATCTATAGGAGGTCGCTATTCAAACAGAAAAATAACCTCGGACATTCCGTTTTTTGTATCTGGTATGAGCTATGGTTCACTAAAGCTTCCTGCAAAAATAGCATTGCATCTGGCATTAAATCAACTTGCGGACGATGGCATAAGAGTGATAATGAATACTGGAGAAGGAGGAGCACTACCTTGGGAAGTTCATGATTTTAACAATGGTAATCCCAATGTAATGGATCAAGTATCCAGGCTGCTTAAGGAACATAATTTAGATAGTATAGACAGAGAACAGCTTTTTCGTAGAAAATATCCATTGGTGGTTCAATATGCATCAGGGAGATTTTGGAAGGATCCTGACTACTTGCTCAATGCAGATGCAATAGAAATCAAGATAGGACAAGGAGCAAAAATAGGACATGGTGGATTGTTACCCGGTTCAAAAGTAACTGAATTAGTGGCAGAAAACCGCGGTATACCACCTTATAAGTCGGCTCATTCACCTTCAAGACACCTTGATATCCTAGGTCCAGAGGATCTAGTTGCAAAAATTCTTGAATTAAGAGAGCTTACTGACTGGAATGTTCCAATTATTGTAAAGGTGGGTGCATCAAGAGTTCAAGATGATATCTCTATAATACTCAAATCTTTTGCAGATGCTGCTGCTATTGACGGTTATGTAGGGGGGACTGGGGCTGCACCTTGGGAAATTCGAGATAGTATTGGTGTAAATACCATACCTGCAATAAGGTTGGCTAAAGATGCAATAGATAATTACTATTCAAAGAGGGATATGGATGAGTTCAAGCTGATCGCTCACGGTGGTATCTGGGATTCAAAACGGATTGCAAAATGCATTTCTCTCGGGTCAAATGGAGTAGGCATAGGTACGGGATTTCTCATATCTATGGGATGCACATTAGTTCAAGATTGTTATACCAACACTTGCCCTGCAGGATTAACTGGATCGTATGAAAAATTAGACATTCAATCCAGTGTAAATAGAATAGTCAATTATATTAAGGGTACAAGGGTCGAACTGCAAAATATTGTAGGCTCTTTAGGAAAGAAAAGAATACAAGATCTCAACAAAGAGGACCTTCATGCTACTGATGAGATATCAAATTTGGTATCAGGATTATCTACCAATGCATCGAGTTACTACAACAAGATAAAGAACAAGGACATAGATAATATACTCAGAGATATTCCGGAGATAACTAAAAAATGA
- the glnA gene encoding type I glutamate--ammonia ligase, translating to MQVEKTFKNSEMGVINELKRSGIKWVRLNFCDPFGFLHQISVNSTEITEDAFKEGLPRLDGSSIKGFKEIYESDMLLKPDPSTFAILPEYFDKNNHNKKNYAYPSMAARMFVNIYDGYGGKRYSRDCRYIAQKAEEFLKNKGFEKSYWGPELEFFIFNKISLLPSPMSSVDCSGGSGYSIESGEAPWNSSSGNEYTIPFKGGYFPAPPADSLTDLRDEVSETLQEYFGIRVDAHHHEVATAGQCEIQMVYDDLIRMADNVITYKKTVKEVAAKREMIANFMPKPVALDNGSGMHVSQSLWTKKKYGHDANMFFDPSDDYAELSQTAHYYIGGIIDHARALCALTNPTTNSYRRLVPGYEAPINVAWSKMNRSASIRIPAHYKNMEKQKRIEYRTPDPSSNIYLVESALLLAGLDGVNKKISPPDHVDKDIYKLTEQEKREYGIKKLPTSLLDAIESLESDADFLNPVFEDDFIKMYCQIKKDEYATVAAIPSPREFYMYGNV from the coding sequence ATGCAAGTAGAAAAAACCTTTAAAAATTCTGAAATGGGTGTGATAAATGAATTAAAAAGATCTGGAATAAAATGGGTAAGACTTAATTTCTGCGACCCTTTTGGATTTCTTCACCAAATATCTGTAAACAGTACAGAAATTACAGAAGACGCGTTTAAGGAGGGATTACCTAGACTAGATGGTAGTTCCATAAAAGGATTTAAAGAGATCTATGAATCCGACATGCTACTCAAGCCAGACCCCTCCACTTTTGCAATCTTGCCAGAATATTTTGACAAGAATAATCATAACAAAAAAAATTATGCCTATCCTTCCATGGCTGCACGCATGTTTGTTAATATTTATGACGGATACGGTGGTAAAAGGTATTCCAGAGATTGCAGATATATAGCACAAAAAGCAGAAGAATTCTTAAAGAATAAAGGTTTTGAGAAAAGTTATTGGGGACCTGAACTAGAATTTTTTATATTCAATAAGATATCACTTCTTCCAAGTCCCATGTCTTCAGTAGATTGTTCTGGTGGATCAGGATACTCAATAGAATCTGGGGAAGCTCCATGGAACTCTTCTAGTGGTAACGAATATACTATTCCGTTTAAAGGAGGATATTTCCCTGCACCTCCAGCCGACAGTTTAACTGATTTAAGGGACGAAGTATCAGAAACATTACAAGAATATTTCGGAATAAGAGTTGATGCACACCACCATGAGGTTGCAACAGCTGGACAATGCGAAATTCAAATGGTGTATGATGATCTTATCAGAATGGCCGATAACGTAATTACCTATAAGAAAACTGTAAAAGAGGTTGCTGCCAAGCGAGAAATGATTGCAAACTTTATGCCTAAACCAGTAGCACTTGACAATGGTTCAGGTATGCACGTAAGTCAGAGTTTATGGACTAAAAAGAAATACGGACATGATGCAAATATGTTCTTTGATCCTTCTGACGATTACGCAGAATTAAGTCAAACAGCTCATTACTATATTGGCGGTATAATAGATCACGCTAGAGCGCTTTGTGCTTTAACAAATCCAACTACTAATTCATATCGAAGATTAGTTCCTGGCTATGAGGCCCCAATTAATGTAGCATGGAGTAAAATGAATAGGTCAGCTAGCATCAGGATTCCAGCTCATTATAAAAATATGGAGAAGCAAAAAAGAATAGAGTATAGGACACCTGATCCAAGTTCAAACATATATCTTGTGGAGTCGGCATTGCTACTAGCTGGGCTTGATGGAGTCAACAAAAAAATATCTCCTCCAGACCACGTAGACAAAGATATATACAAACTGACAGAGCAAGAAAAGAGAGAATATGGAATTAAGAAATTGCCTACCTCTTTGTTAGATGCTATAGAGTCTCTAGAATCTGATGCTGACTTTTTGAATCCTGTATTTGAAGACGATTTTATTAAAATGTATTGTCAGATTAAAAAGGATGAATATGCCACTGTGGCCGCAATACCTTCGCCAAGAGAATTCTACATGTATGGGAATGTTTAG
- a CDS encoding electron transfer flavoprotein: MEQFDVVIIGGGSAGLAALKQLSSVGIQTVLLEAGSTIGTKNVSGGILYSKNPQTGKVHNVDEIFENFLEEKPWERQITKYILNCVSKDKVLSIDLTDSHDYQSNFGCSVLLNKLNSWFAKQSLETAEKNGGGIISGVHVRNITWDNERGKTIIQTDELDDFEAKAVIASDGVNSEVAEITGARKKFLPPELYQGVKVVIKLPEEIIEERFQLNPGEGTAHIFAGDITLDHIGGGFLYTNLDSLSAGVVYHYDSLLSNPTGPNNLINALLNNPFVKEYIKDEVALEPYPDKTLTKMEQLRIKFAVNKLIKKWENLRFEYYSHEGKKRFLEDKEFNSIEDAKSKIDSIHKELLEKYNTRFETDYVELEYSTKLIPDGKRCRMKKPYIKNILFIGDAAGRGLFIGPRIEGLNVGIDDAARASNAIKQALEKNNLDVASNYLGELYSQSVQQSPYTMDMERIDKHYIKTIIDAAGKQIPSEKIGKHKFLFKLFLNDKLRNVSIDIVNKIGYNNMLSLIESKETYINTPINIAEKLGTKTISEYSLSIPELSQRISSLSYNDDPQSHIKITNSRSEFMKKMVTLCPTKCYSLEGEEVVLQHEGCIECGTCSPETEWRHPRGEKGIQYKYG, encoded by the coding sequence TTGGAACAGTTTGATGTTGTCATAATTGGTGGAGGTTCTGCAGGTCTAGCAGCATTAAAACAACTATCCTCTGTGGGAATTCAGACAGTATTGTTAGAAGCTGGGTCTACTATTGGAACAAAGAACGTTTCTGGAGGGATACTGTATTCAAAAAATCCTCAAACTGGTAAGGTTCATAATGTTGATGAAATATTTGAAAATTTCTTAGAAGAAAAACCATGGGAAAGACAAATTACAAAATATATTCTAAATTGTGTATCTAAGGACAAAGTCCTGTCCATCGATTTGACCGATTCCCATGATTATCAATCTAATTTTGGATGTTCTGTTTTGCTAAATAAATTAAACTCTTGGTTTGCCAAACAATCTTTGGAGACTGCCGAAAAAAATGGTGGAGGTATCATAAGTGGAGTTCATGTTAGAAATATTACCTGGGATAATGAAAGGGGCAAAACAATTATCCAAACAGACGAGCTAGATGATTTTGAAGCTAAAGCTGTTATTGCTTCTGACGGAGTAAATTCAGAGGTTGCAGAAATTACAGGAGCTCGAAAAAAATTCTTGCCACCAGAATTGTATCAAGGAGTAAAGGTTGTCATCAAACTACCAGAAGAAATAATAGAAGAAAGATTTCAATTAAATCCGGGAGAAGGAACAGCCCATATTTTTGCTGGTGACATAACTCTCGATCACATAGGGGGAGGTTTTTTATATACCAATCTTGATTCTCTATCCGCAGGAGTTGTGTATCATTATGACTCTTTGCTTTCAAATCCAACCGGGCCAAACAACCTCATAAACGCGTTACTAAATAATCCCTTTGTCAAAGAATATATCAAAGATGAAGTAGCCTTAGAACCCTATCCAGATAAAACCTTGACTAAGATGGAACAATTGCGCATTAAATTTGCAGTCAATAAACTTATAAAAAAATGGGAGAATTTAAGATTTGAGTATTATTCTCATGAGGGGAAAAAGAGATTTCTTGAAGATAAGGAATTCAATTCTATTGAAGATGCTAAATCAAAAATAGATTCTATTCACAAGGAGTTGCTTGAAAAGTATAACACACGATTTGAAACAGATTATGTAGAATTAGAGTATAGTACGAAATTGATTCCAGATGGGAAACGCTGTAGAATGAAAAAGCCTTACATCAAAAACATTTTATTCATAGGTGACGCCGCAGGAAGAGGTCTATTTATTGGACCACGAATCGAGGGTCTAAATGTAGGTATTGATGATGCAGCAAGAGCATCTAATGCAATAAAACAAGCCTTGGAGAAAAATAATCTTGATGTTGCGTCAAACTACCTGGGTGAGCTTTATTCACAATCTGTCCAACAAAGCCCATATACTATGGATATGGAAAGAATAGACAAACATTATATCAAAACAATAATCGATGCTGCAGGCAAACAAATTCCATCAGAAAAAATAGGTAAGCATAAATTTCTATTCAAATTGTTTCTAAATGATAAATTGAGAAATGTGTCTATCGACATTGTTAATAAGATAGGATACAATAATATGTTATCGCTTATAGAATCAAAAGAAACATACATTAATACTCCAATAAATATTGCAGAAAAACTCGGAACCAAAACAATATCTGAATATTCACTATCTATTCCGGAATTATCTCAACGTATATCAAGTCTGAGTTATAATGATGACCCACAAAGCCATATCAAAATAACAAACTCAAGGAGCGAATTTATGAAAAAAATGGTTACTCTTTGTCCAACTAAATGCTATAGTCTTGAAGGAGAAGAAGTGGTTTTGCAACACGAAGGTTGCATAGAATGTGGAACGTGTTCCCCAGAAACAGAATGGAGGCATCCCAGAGGCGAAAAAGGGATCCAATACAAGTATGGATGA
- a CDS encoding electron transfer flavoprotein subunit alpha/FixB family protein, translating into MNQINENMNKTVDQTAALTKKKEKDIAEIDGINKMNQISKYRNLYVIVEQVDGKIIPVGLEMLSEARRLIDDFNKKYSLNEKVIAVILGNGIKDLCKELIYSGADAVIFADDPKLQYHINKVYTKIIVQIATNTKYIEKISPEYSKEFKRPRYMFFAADSTGRHLSSTVLAELESGLASDINKLVIEDIDFRHEHKTKGQMLKFEKTLMMYRPDFSGFLWTTILCLDNKNPEIKRDYHPQACSIIPGVFEPLEKDEFRTGIIEEHIPEFDTKDLEIRVLSRNVLKETIDFGSHKTIISFGRGIKESPEENIKLIEKLAKLLNAEIGISLPISKKPFKLSDKMNSLYITPERVIGTSGQKVEPTIYIALGISGATQHLAGMKNSGFIIAVNPDENAPIRDECDVFIKGRIEDVLPIMIEELERENMTQTKEEGGSAVVGTV; encoded by the coding sequence TTGAACCAAATAAATGAAAATATGAACAAGACCGTAGATCAAACTGCTGCTTTGACGAAGAAGAAAGAGAAAGATATTGCGGAGATAGATGGTATCAATAAAATGAATCAAATCAGTAAGTACAGAAACTTGTATGTTATAGTCGAACAGGTGGATGGTAAAATTATTCCTGTTGGTCTAGAAATGTTATCTGAAGCAAGAAGACTTATAGATGATTTTAATAAAAAATATTCATTAAATGAAAAAGTGATTGCAGTAATTCTAGGTAATGGTATTAAAGATTTATGCAAGGAATTAATTTATAGTGGTGCAGACGCCGTCATTTTTGCAGACGACCCAAAACTGCAATATCATATAAATAAGGTATATACGAAAATAATTGTTCAAATAGCAACCAATACAAAATATATTGAAAAGATCTCACCGGAATATTCTAAAGAGTTTAAACGACCTAGATACATGTTCTTTGCAGCTGATAGTACTGGGCGACACTTGTCATCCACAGTCCTAGCAGAGCTAGAATCTGGATTGGCATCTGATATCAACAAACTTGTAATAGAAGACATCGACTTTAGACATGAACATAAAACAAAGGGACAAATGCTAAAATTTGAAAAAACACTAATGATGTATAGACCAGATTTCTCCGGATTTCTTTGGACCACTATTCTTTGTCTAGATAACAAAAATCCTGAAATAAAAAGGGATTATCATCCTCAAGCATGTAGTATTATTCCCGGTGTATTTGAACCATTAGAAAAAGACGAGTTTAGGACTGGTATAATTGAAGAACACATTCCAGAGTTTGACACAAAAGATCTTGAAATCAGAGTTCTAAGTAGAAATGTCCTTAAAGAGACCATCGATTTTGGCAGCCATAAAACAATAATAAGTTTTGGAAGGGGCATAAAAGAATCGCCAGAAGAGAATATAAAGTTAATAGAAAAACTTGCAAAATTGTTAAACGCAGAAATCGGTATTTCACTTCCCATATCAAAAAAACCTTTTAAATTAAGTGACAAAATGAACTCGCTGTATATTACTCCAGAAAGAGTGATAGGTACAAGCGGTCAGAAAGTCGAACCCACAATTTACATTGCATTAGGGATTAGTGGGGCCACTCAACATTTAGCAGGCATGAAAAATTCTGGATTCATAATAGCAGTAAACCCTGACGAGAACGCTCCAATAAGAGATGAATGCGATGTTTTCATTAAGGGAAGAATAGAGGACGTTTTACCAATCATGATTGAAGAGCTTGAACGTGAAAATATGACACAAACAAAAGAAGAAGGAGGTAGTGCAGTAGTTGGAACAGTTTGA
- a CDS encoding electron transfer flavoprotein subunit beta/FixA family protein, translated as MSLNIAVIIKLEPDFSDGNVSYNPDGTLNRAETKTILGHHSAIASQAAFYAKVKYGARISIGTMGPPMAELALDQSLLLSDAEELHLYSDRSFAGADTLSTAEVLKTGISKMNDGKSMDIVFSGFRASDGETGQTGPQTAWKLGFTFLGNVISYEIDIEKRLMTAVRLVSYGNYNMIEKVQAPLPVFVAIDPSYKSPFVTVSQRLSASKYHKEAKMRSSNYKSILKVFNAKELEVDPKLVGLPGSPTIVYKVEKIPKIKSNRSAQTVENIDPGEISNILEKIHETIT; from the coding sequence ATGAGTCTCAACATTGCGGTTATTATTAAATTAGAACCGGATTTTTCAGACGGAAATGTAAGTTACAATCCGGATGGGACATTAAACAGAGCAGAAACTAAAACTATTTTGGGACATCATAGTGCAATTGCTTCACAAGCTGCCTTTTATGCTAAAGTAAAATATGGTGCTCGTATATCTATTGGAACTATGGGTCCGCCAATGGCCGAGTTGGCACTTGATCAATCACTTTTATTATCTGACGCTGAAGAATTACATCTATACAGCGACAGGTCGTTTGCAGGTGCAGATACCCTATCTACAGCAGAGGTTCTAAAAACTGGGATATCAAAGATGAATGATGGAAAATCTATGGATATTGTATTTTCAGGTTTTAGAGCTTCAGACGGTGAAACAGGACAGACAGGTCCTCAAACTGCCTGGAAATTAGGTTTTACTTTTTTGGGGAATGTCATTAGCTATGAAATTGATATTGAAAAACGATTAATGACTGCTGTACGCCTAGTTTCATACGGAAATTATAACATGATAGAAAAGGTGCAGGCACCTCTACCCGTTTTTGTTGCTATAGACCCTTCTTACAAATCTCCATTTGTAACGGTTTCCCAAAGACTAAGCGCCTCAAAATATCATAAGGAAGCCAAGATGAGATCTAGTAATTATAAATCTATTTTAAAAGTATTTAACGCCAAAGAATTGGAAGTTGATCCAAAATTAGTGGGGTTGCCTGGTTCACCCACAATCGTATACAAAGTGGAAAAAATTCCCAAGATAAAATCAAACAGGAGTGCTCAGACCGTTGAGAATATTGATCCTGGTGAAATCTCTAATATACTTGAGAAAATCCACGAGACAATTACATGA
- a CDS encoding ferritin: MRISPEMTRAINEQISYEASSANAYIAIGSWCERTGYDGSAAFFFEQASEENQHMLRFIHYLNGAGAEAIVPAIDKPQNSFESLQSAFQFGLQGEQTVSKSIYELVDMAGKEKDYSTYSFLQWFVTEQIEEETLFQTILQKFDLLGGDKLAIYQIDQSLSSIRSQIMSKQAKQA; the protein is encoded by the coding sequence ATGCGAATTTCACCAGAAATGACAAGGGCCATTAATGAACAAATATCTTATGAAGCCTCATCAGCGAATGCATATATTGCAATCGGATCATGGTGTGAGCGGACCGGCTACGATGGTAGTGCAGCCTTTTTCTTTGAACAAGCCAGCGAAGAAAATCAACATATGTTAAGATTTATTCATTATCTCAATGGAGCTGGGGCAGAAGCCATAGTTCCCGCAATCGATAAACCTCAGAATAGCTTTGAATCACTTCAATCTGCATTTCAATTTGGTCTGCAGGGCGAACAAACAGTATCCAAATCAATTTATGAGCTGGTCGATATGGCTGGGAAGGAAAAGGATTATTCAACCTACTCTTTTCTTCAATGGTTTGTAACGGAACAAATAGAGGAGGAGACATTATTTCAAACAATTCTCCAAAAATTTGATTTGCTTGGAGGTGACAAATTGGCCATTTATCAAATTGATCAATCTCTTTCCTCTATCAGATCGCAGATCATGAGTAAGCAAGCAAAGCAGGCATAA
- a CDS encoding PPK2 family polyphosphate kinase translates to MDPLRKFLVNPTKASANQVKLKNWDPQYTWNKNKIDAVTEMDQFSKNISELQYKLFAANNKSLLVILQGADASGKDGTIRQVMGALNPQNCYVKSFKVPNDAELAHDYLWRIHTEVPSKGQIAIFNRSHYEDIIEPFVNNLISKDQVILRCKQINDFEKYLSENGITIIKFFLHISKEEQRRRLQERIQDPTKQWKINENDIVSHRNWDKYVGIYEKILSLCSKKWAPWYIIPANVKHFRNWAISYIILKKLEAMKPEFPRVVIDPSEFILD, encoded by the coding sequence ATGGATCCTCTAAGAAAATTTTTAGTTAATCCAACAAAAGCATCTGCAAATCAAGTAAAGTTAAAAAATTGGGATCCGCAATATACCTGGAACAAAAACAAAATTGATGCAGTAACAGAAATGGATCAGTTTTCTAAAAATATATCTGAATTGCAATACAAGCTTTTCGCCGCCAATAATAAATCGTTATTAGTTATATTACAAGGAGCTGATGCCTCAGGAAAGGATGGAACAATTCGTCAAGTGATGGGCGCTTTAAATCCCCAGAATTGTTATGTAAAGTCCTTTAAGGTTCCTAATGACGCTGAATTGGCCCACGATTATCTTTGGCGAATTCATACCGAAGTTCCTTCAAAGGGTCAAATTGCAATATTCAATCGTTCTCATTATGAGGACATTATAGAACCTTTTGTCAACAACTTAATTTCTAAGGATCAGGTAATTCTCAGATGCAAACAAATTAATGATTTTGAAAAATACTTGTCAGAAAACGGTATTACCATAATAAAGTTTTTTTTGCACATCAGTAAAGAAGAACAAAGGAGAAGACTTCAAGAAAGAATTCAAGACCCTACAAAGCAGTGGAAAATTAATGAAAATGATATAGTAAGTCATAGAAATTGGGACAAATACGTGGGGATATACGAGAAGATATTGAGTTTATGCAGTAAGAAATGGGCACCCTGGTATATCATACCTGCAAATGTAAAGCACTTTCGAAATTGGGCAATATCATATATCATTCTTAAAAAATTAGAAGCAATGAAACCTGAATTTCCAAGAGTAGTTATAGATCCTTCAGAATTCATTCTAGATTGA